The nucleotide sequence CGGCCGGGTGCGGCGCGTCCTTGTTGATCGCCTGCGAGTAGTACTGGGCGTACGAGCCGTCGGCCGGGACGGCGACCTGCCAGTCGACGCCCTTGCCCTTGAACTGGTCGGCGTAACCGGCGTTGAGGTAGTCCCAGTCGATCGAGATGGGCGTCTCGCCCTTCTGGACCGTCGCGGGGGTGGACTCGACGGGGATGAAGTTGCCGCTCTTCTTCAGCTTGCCGAAGAAGTCGATCCCGGGCTGGATGTCGGAGAAGCTGCCCTTGTTGGCGAGGGAGGCCGCGTAGACGCCGCCGAAGGCCGAACCGGACTTGTTGGGGTTGCCGTTGAGGGCGACCTTGCCCTTGTACTCGGGCTTGAGCAGATCGGCGAAGGTCGTCGGGCAGACCTTGACGCGTTTGGCGTCGCAGCCGATGGAGATGTACCCGCCGTAGTCGTTGTACCAGAGGCCGTTCGGGTCCTTCTGGGCGGCGGGGATCTTGTCGTAGGAGGCGACCTTGTACGCCGCGAAGAGGCCCTCGGCCGCTCCGCTGCGGTCGAAGGGGCTGCCCAGGTCGACGACGTCGGGGGCGCGGTCCTGGCCCTTGCGGGACTTGATCGCGTTGATCTCGTCGGCGCTGGCGGCGTCCGGCGTCTCGTCCTTGATCTTGACCTTGTACTTGGCCTCGAAGCCCTTGATGATCTCGCCGTAGTTGGCCCAGTCCGGCGGCAGGGCGATCGCGTTGAGTGTGCCTTCCTTCTCCGCCGCCTTGACCAGACCGGCCAGACCGCCGAAGTCCGCCACGGAGGTGGCGGCATCGGCCTTCACACCGGCGGAGCCGCCGGCGTCGGCGGGGGTGTCGGAGTCGGACTTGGCGCCACAGGCGGTGAGCGCGGTGAGTGCGGCGGTGCTGAGCGCCAGCGCGGCTATCAGCCGGCCGTTGGCGCGTACGCGAAGTCGGGTCACGCGGTGTCTCCCGGGGGCAAATGAAGGTTTCACTTGTTCATACAAGCTGGCACCAGTTCGCCCGGTCAAGGTGTCCGCACGGTTAACGTCCGATGACCTTGACGGCACGAGGCGTGGAAGACCAAAACGCCCACAAAGCGCCAGAACGCCGGGGATTCACGGCACGTACGGGCGGGTGGCAGGGGGCGGACCGGGGTGGCGGTCAGGGATTCATATGCGGTTACAGTGAAGGTCAGGTGCGCGACGGGGAAGCGCTCCTGTACACAGTTCACGCATGACCGCCGGCAGCGCGCTCAACGCGGGCGGGACCGACCGAGGGGGCCAGTGTGGGGAGTTCGCGCTATCTGGAGATCGCGGAGGCGCTGCGGCAGTCGATCCTGTCCGGCGACTACCCCGTGGGCGCGCACCTGCCGTCGGAGAGCGACCTGGCGGCCCACTGGTCGGCCTCGCGCGGTACGGTCCGCCAGGCGGTCGGACTGCTCGCCTCGGAGGGCCTGATCGGCTCCCGGCAGGGCGCCCGCCGCGTGGTGCTGCGCCAGGAGCGCCGGCACAGCTTCCAGCAGCTCAACAGCTTCGCCCAGTGGGCACAGGCGATGGGCAGCGAGGTGGCGAGCCGCATCCTCAGCCGTACGACGCGGACGGCGACGGCCGAGGAGGCGTCCAGGCTCGGCATCGACCCCGGCGCGCAGGTGCTGTACGTCCTGCGGTTGCGCCATCTGGACGGCGAGCCGGTGATGGTGGAGCGCACCGCCTACACGGACTGGGTGGCACCGGCCGTCCAGGCCCTGCCCGACGACTGTGTGTCGATCATGAACAGCATCGCCGAGGAGGCCGGGATCGTGGCGCACTACGGCGAGCATCTGCTCGACGCCGTCGCCACGGGCAGCGAGGACGCGCGGCTGCTGCGGGTGCGCAGGGGCAGCCCGCTGCTGCGGCAGCGCTATCTGACGTACACGGCGGCTGGCCGCCCGATCGAGTGGACCGACGACCGCTACCGGGCGGGCACGGTCGCCTTCAGCGTCTCCAACTCGGCGGCGGCGACGCCGCTTGAGCGGCACGCGGGGCCGGACGTGGTGCAGCAGACGGGCCGGTCCTGAGGCCGGGATTCACCTAGCGCCGGTTGCCGCGGTTGCGGGGGTGGTCGCGGGCGGTGCGTTCGTTGCCGAACTTGTACGAGCCGGTCCAGCGCGCCATCACCAACTGGGCGTCCCCCGAGGCCACTTGCCCCAGGAACTTGTCGGCGCGTGAGCCGCGTAGCGTGGCCGCCGACCGCCCCTGGTGGGTGATGACCACGCTGCCGTCGGTGTGCCGCTCGTAACTGAAGCCGGTGGGTGCGGGCATGACCGGGTCCTCCCTATCCGTCCGTGGACAGCGCGCGCTCGAACTGGGCGATGCCCGTCGTCGTCTTCATCCCGACCCGCTCGTAGAGCCGGTGCGCGCCGGTCGGGCTCGTGCTGTCGACGTCGAGCCCGACGGAGTCGATCCCCCGTCCGGCGAAGAGCGCGAAGCTCGCCAGCAGCAGCGACCGGCCGAGACCGAGCCGTCTGGCCTCCCGCCGCACCCCCAACTGGCTTACCTCACCGGCCGGTCGGCCCTCGACCTCACGCAGCTGGCACAGGGCCACGCCCACCGTCCGCCCGTCGCGTTCGGCGAGGAGCCAGAGGTCCGGGTCGAACCCTTCGTAGAGCAGGTCGGCGGCCCATTCGTCGTACGAGCGCGGCGCGTGGCCCCAGCGGTCGCCGAAGCTGTCCTCCGCGCATTCGTGGACGCGCAGCAGATCCTCCGAAGTCCCGTCGCAGGAGCGCACCGTGACGCCGTCCGGCCAGACCGGCTTCTCCCGCGGTCCGTCGACGGCGATCCGCATCCGCTGGTGGACACGGGTCCGCGCGTACCCGCGGGCACGCAGCATCCGGTCGGCGGCGCCGTCGAGCAGGACGTAGTTCACCAGCACGACGGGCCGCGGCAGTTCGGCGGCGCGTGCCTCCATCCGGGTCAGCAGCGCCGTACCGACGCCCTGGCCGAGATGGCCGGGACGGGTGTACGCGTCGCCGATCACTCGCCCCTCGCGCACGCCGCCGACCTGCCCGTATCCGCACACCTCGCCGTCGGGTCCGGTGACGACCCAGACGTCCCTCGCGGGGTCCAGCGACGCCCACTCGTGCCGGAAGCCGGCCACGGTCCTGGCGGCGGCCGTGGGGTCGCTCGCCCGCTCGGCGGCGCTCACCGCTTCGGCCACCGCCGGCAGATCGGCCTCCACCGGGCTCCGGAGTACGTACCCGTCCCGCATCGAACTCTCCCCGTTCTCTAGTGATCCGCCGTGGCCGGTTCGGCCGTCAGCGCCGTACCGATCCGGCGGAAGCCCAGCCGCGCATAGATACGGGCGACGGTCTCGTCGTCCGCCGACAGGAAGACCGTGTCCACGCCGCGCGCCCGTGCGTCGGTCACCAGCGCTGCGGTGACCGCGAGCGCGAGGCCCTGGCGGCGGGCGGCGGGCAGCGTGCCCACGCCGACGATCTCGCTGACCCTGCCCACCGGTTGATGCTGGCCCGCGCACAGGGCGAGGCCGTCCGCCACCGCCGCGGCCACCGCCGTCAGCCCGGCGCCGATACGGGCGGCCACCCGCGCCACGGACCCGTCGGCCGCCGTCTCCCTTGCGGCGGCGGCCAGTTGGTCAACTCCTGCTTCCCCCAGGCCCGTTCCGGGGGCGGCGAAGGCGAGCCGCGGCGCCGCCAGGGCGCCGGCCAGCGCGGGATCGTCCGCGCCCACGATCCGTACGGACACCCCCTCGACCGCTGTTTCGGCTGCTCCGGCGGGCAGTTCGGCGTCCGGGGGAAGCACCATCAGCGGGTGCTCCTGGATGACGAGCCCCGCCGAGGCCTCGACCGCCGCCCGCAGCGAGGGCGTGGTCTCCGCCACCCACTCGAAGCTCTCCGGGACGCCCAGTTCGCGCTGCCGGGCCCGCACCCGCGCCACGTCCGCCGGCTCGACGACGCCCGACGCACCCCTGGTCGGCCGGGCGTAGTACGGCCACCCGGGGTCGGTCCTGACGAACAAGGTCAGCGACCCGTGGTCCTCGACCCGGGCCGCCGCGCGCGGTACCGCGTCGTAGTACGTGTCGAGCTTGTCCAGCAAGGTCTGTTGTGCGGAGGCGGAGGTCATGCCGCGCATCCAAGCACCGGGCTCGCACGGACCGCCACCGCATTACCGACGGGACGGGTCAGCCGCCCGAGGTGTCGAGTTCGGCGTCGGCGCCGATCCCCGCGCAGTCGTACGGGTCCTTCAGCCAACCGTCCGGCAGGACGACCCTGTTGTTGCCCGACGTACGGCCGCGCGGTCCGTCCGCGCCGTCCGGCCACGGCTGGTCGAGGTCCAACCCGGCCATCAGCGAGTCGAGTTCGGCCAGGGACGAGGTGATCGCCAGTTCCCTGCGCAGCTGCGAGCCGACCGAGAAGCCCTTCAGGTACCAGGCCACATGCTTGCGGAAGTCGATCACCCCGCGCGCCTCGTCGCCGATCCACTCCCCCAGCAGCTCGGCATGGCGCCGCATGACCTTCGTGACCTCGCGCAGCGTCGGCCGCAGCGTCTCGCCCGTCCCTTCGAAGGCCGCGACGAGGTCGCCGAAGAGCCACGGCCTGCCCAGGCAGCCCCGGCCGACGACGACGCCGTCACAGCCGGTCTCACGCACCATGCGCAGCGCGTCGTCCGCGGACCAGATGTCGCCGTTGCCGAGGACCGGGATCTCCGGAACGTGCTCCTTCAGCCGCGCGATCGCGTCCCAGTCGGCGGTGCCGCCGTAGTGCTGGGCCGCTGTCCTGCCGTGCAGCGCGATGGCCGTGACACCGGTCTCGACCGCGATCCGGCCCGCGTCGAGGTACGTCATGTGGTCGTCGTCGATGCCCTTGCGCATCTTCATCGTGACGGGCAGCTCGCCCGCGTTGGTGACGGCCTCGTGGAGGATCGCGCGCAGCAGCGGCCGCTTGTACGGCAGGGCCGAGCCGCCGCCCTTGCGGGTGACCTTGGGCACGGGGCAGCCGAAGTTGAGGTCGATGTGGTCGGCGAGGCCCTCGTCCACGATCATGCGGACGGCCTTGCCTACGGTGACCGGATCGACTCCGTACAGCTGGATCGAGCGGGGAGTCTCGGACGCGTCGAAGCGGATGAGCTGCATCGTCTTCTCGTTGCGCTCGACCAGCGCCCGTGTGGTGATCATCTCACTGACGAACAGCCCCTTGCCGCCGGAGAACTCACGGCACAGCGTCCGGAACGGCGCGTTGGTGATCCCGGCCATGGGTGCGAGCACCACGGGCGGGGTCACCGGGTACGGGCCGATGGCCAGCGGCGCGGCGGTCGTGGGAGCAAGTGGGGCTGTCATACGTCCATTGTCACGTATGGCGGCGGTGCCCTGATGTCCCGTACGGCTAAGTTGTTAGTTAGCCGTACTATCCTTGTATGCCCGAGCTCAGCCGCCGACGGCGCATGCTGGTGCTCGCGATCTGCTGTATGAGCCTGCTGATCGTGAGCCTCGACAACACCGTCCTCAACGTCGCCCTGCCGTCGATGCAGAAGGAACTGCACACCTCGGTCTCCGGACTGCAGTGGACCATCGACGCGTACACCCTGGTGCTCGCCTCCCTGCTGATGCTCTCGGGCTCCACCGCCGACCGGATCGGCCGGCGCAAGGTCTTCAAGATCGGGCTGGTCGTCTTCACCCTCGGCTCGGGGCTCTGCTCCATCGCGCCCAACCTCGAACTGCTCGTCGTCTTCCGCATGGTGCAGGCGGTCGGCGGCTCGATGCTCAACCCCGTGGCGATGTCGATCATCACCAACACCTTCACCGACCCGCGCGAGCGCGCCCGCGCGATCGGCGCGTGGGGCGGCACCATCGGCATCTCGATGTCGGCCGGGCCGCTGATCGGCGGTCTGCTGGTGGACTCGGTCGGCTGGCGCTCGATCTTCTGGGTCAACATCCCGGTGGGCATCACGGCGCTGATCCTGACCTGGCGCTTCGTCCCCGAGTCCCGCGCGCCGAAGCCGCGCAGGCCGGACCCGGTCGGTCAGGTGCTGGTGATCGGCCTCCTCGGCGCGCTGACCTACGCGATCATCGAGGCGCCCGCGGCGGGCTTCCTCTCGCCGCTGATCCTGACCTTCGCCTCGGTGGCGGTGCTCTCCCTGATCGGCCTGCTGTTCTACGAGCCACGGCGCTACGAGCCACTGATCGACCTGCGCTTCTTCCGCAGCGCGCCGTTCAGCGGCGCGACGGTGATCGCGGTCTGCGCCTCGGGCGCGCTCGGCGGGTTCCTGTTCCTGAACACCCTCTACCTGCAGGACGTCCGGGGTCTCACCGCGATGCACGCGGGGCTCTACATGCTGCCGATGGCGGCGATGACCTTCGTCTGCGCCCCGCTGTCGGGACGGCTGGTCGGGAACTGGGGACCGCGCATCCCGCTGCTGATCGCCGGCATCGGCATGGCGGCCAGCGGAACGCTGTTCGCCGCCTTCCACGCGGAGACGCACAACGTGCTGCTCTTCACGGGCTACGTCCTGTTCGGCATCGGCTTCGGCTTCGTGAACGCGCCGATCACCAACACCGCGGTGTCGGGCATGCCCCGCTCCCAGGCGGGCGTCGCCGCGTCCGTCGCCTCGACGAGCCGGCAGATCGGCCAGACGCTGGGAGTGGCGGTGATCGGCGCGGTCCTGGCGTCGGGCGTCGGCTCGTCCTCGTACGCGGCGAAGTTCGCGACGGCGAGCCACCCGGCGTTCTGGATCATCACGGCCGCCGGTGTCATCGTCCTGGTGGTCGGCCTGCTGACCAGCGGTCACTGGGCCAGAGGCACGGCCCTGCGCAACGCCGAACGGCTGGATTCCCCGGACAACCAGCAGGCGGAACGCGTGCGTCACTCCGCTGCGTGA is from Streptomyces sp. NBC_00370 and encodes:
- a CDS encoding ABC transporter substrate-binding protein — encoded protein: MTRLRVRANGRLIAALALSTAALTALTACGAKSDSDTPADAGGSAGVKADAATSVADFGGLAGLVKAAEKEGTLNAIALPPDWANYGEIIKGFEAKYKVKIKDETPDAASADEINAIKSRKGQDRAPDVVDLGSPFDRSGAAEGLFAAYKVASYDKIPAAQKDPNGLWYNDYGGYISIGCDAKRVKVCPTTFADLLKPEYKGKVALNGNPNKSGSAFGGVYAASLANKGSFSDIQPGIDFFGKLKKSGNFIPVESTPATVQKGETPISIDWDYLNAGYADQFKGKGVDWQVAVPADGSYAQYYSQAINKDAPHPAAARLWMEYLYSAEGQNLFLKGYARPVLLPSMTEDGSVDKTFVTKLPKVEGTPEFPEAKDLDSVKAVLAKNWDKAVS
- a CDS encoding GntR family transcriptional regulator — translated: MGSSRYLEIAEALRQSILSGDYPVGAHLPSESDLAAHWSASRGTVRQAVGLLASEGLIGSRQGARRVVLRQERRHSFQQLNSFAQWAQAMGSEVASRILSRTTRTATAEEASRLGIDPGAQVLYVLRLRHLDGEPVMVERTAYTDWVAPAVQALPDDCVSIMNSIAEEAGIVAHYGEHLLDAVATGSEDARLLRVRRGSPLLRQRYLTYTAAGRPIEWTDDRYRAGTVAFSVSNSAAATPLERHAGPDVVQQTGRS
- a CDS encoding GNAT family N-acetyltransferase, translated to MRDGYVLRSPVEADLPAVAEAVSAAERASDPTAAARTVAGFRHEWASLDPARDVWVVTGPDGEVCGYGQVGGVREGRVIGDAYTRPGHLGQGVGTALLTRMEARAAELPRPVVLVNYVLLDGAADRMLRARGYARTRVHQRMRIAVDGPREKPVWPDGVTVRSCDGTSEDLLRVHECAEDSFGDRWGHAPRSYDEWAADLLYEGFDPDLWLLAERDGRTVGVALCQLREVEGRPAGEVSQLGVRREARRLGLGRSLLLASFALFAGRGIDSVGLDVDSTSPTGAHRLYERVGMKTTTGIAQFERALSTDG
- a CDS encoding GNAT family N-acetyltransferase, whose translation is MTSASAQQTLLDKLDTYYDAVPRAAARVEDHGSLTLFVRTDPGWPYYARPTRGASGVVEPADVARVRARQRELGVPESFEWVAETTPSLRAAVEASAGLVIQEHPLMVLPPDAELPAGAAETAVEGVSVRIVGADDPALAGALAAPRLAFAAPGTGLGEAGVDQLAAAARETAADGSVARVAARIGAGLTAVAAAVADGLALCAGQHQPVGRVSEIVGVGTLPAARRQGLALAVTAALVTDARARGVDTVFLSADDETVARIYARLGFRRIGTALTAEPATADH
- the dusB gene encoding tRNA dihydrouridine synthase DusB; amino-acid sequence: MTAPLAPTTAAPLAIGPYPVTPPVVLAPMAGITNAPFRTLCREFSGGKGLFVSEMITTRALVERNEKTMQLIRFDASETPRSIQLYGVDPVTVGKAVRMIVDEGLADHIDLNFGCPVPKVTRKGGGSALPYKRPLLRAILHEAVTNAGELPVTMKMRKGIDDDHMTYLDAGRIAVETGVTAIALHGRTAAQHYGGTADWDAIARLKEHVPEIPVLGNGDIWSADDALRMVRETGCDGVVVGRGCLGRPWLFGDLVAAFEGTGETLRPTLREVTKVMRRHAELLGEWIGDEARGVIDFRKHVAWYLKGFSVGSQLRRELAITSSLAELDSLMAGLDLDQPWPDGADGPRGRTSGNNRVVLPDGWLKDPYDCAGIGADAELDTSGG
- a CDS encoding MFS transporter, which produces MPELSRRRRMLVLAICCMSLLIVSLDNTVLNVALPSMQKELHTSVSGLQWTIDAYTLVLASLLMLSGSTADRIGRRKVFKIGLVVFTLGSGLCSIAPNLELLVVFRMVQAVGGSMLNPVAMSIITNTFTDPRERARAIGAWGGTIGISMSAGPLIGGLLVDSVGWRSIFWVNIPVGITALILTWRFVPESRAPKPRRPDPVGQVLVIGLLGALTYAIIEAPAAGFLSPLILTFASVAVLSLIGLLFYEPRRYEPLIDLRFFRSAPFSGATVIAVCASGALGGFLFLNTLYLQDVRGLTAMHAGLYMLPMAAMTFVCAPLSGRLVGNWGPRIPLLIAGIGMAASGTLFAAFHAETHNVLLFTGYVLFGIGFGFVNAPITNTAVSGMPRSQAGVAASVASTSRQIGQTLGVAVIGAVLASGVGSSSYAAKFATASHPAFWIITAAGVIVLVVGLLTSGHWARGTALRNAERLDSPDNQQAERVRHSAA